In Larimichthys crocea isolate SSNF chromosome VII, L_crocea_2.0, whole genome shotgun sequence, the genomic stretch CTTAACTTATCTGACCTCAGCCATAAACTCACAATTGTACTCACAAAACTGTACCCAAACAAATACTGACTCTTTTGTTCCACTGTCTGAATCCACAGGAAAACCTATTGCTTGAAGCTAAACCTGACAATAAATGTGGCGCTCTGTCACTTTTTCCATCGTGCTATAGCTTTCAGAGGTTTGAAAATGTGTCTCTAAGTGTGGGAAGCcacaagaaaaaagaacattcaggcatttttatttttgtttataataAAGCCATACAGCATTACATTATTATTGGTCATGCACAACACAGTTTACttcagtaaaacatttaaattattgaTGCAAAAGCACAACTGTGTTAATTGTAACAAACCTCACTAAAGAATAATAAGAATACACTGAAGTGGTACTGGCTCattatggggaaaaaaaagcccctCCAAGAACTTTACTGACACTAATGTCATTAACCCAAACGAACCCCAGTAAAGACAGTGTCATTATCTTGAGTTGCAAAAATATCATTTCTGCCAGGCCCCCAGATATTCACCCAGACCTCGTcttgttttgacagtttgatcaCACTGCTCATACTGGCCACTTGGCTACACTTATCAGGGAGAGAGGTGTGATACAGAGACACTACTTTCTCCCTGTTTTTGAATATTGCACACTGCCCACGCccatacacagacacatgcacggTGAAGTGATAGAAGCCATCCACAGGACAGGAGAAGATGCCTGTGTCAGGACTGTAACCTTCTCCCTCGTTGACCAGCACAGTGGTAAACTTCAGGACTCCAGAGTGACAGGGATAGCTGTCATCGACATTCAGCTTCGCTGTGAAGGCTACAGTACCTGGGTGACATTCATTGACATTATGATAATTAGgacttgtgaaaaaaaattagGGACAGTATGAAAATTATTGTTGGGAGGAGAGCTGGACATTGTTTCACTTCTTAAAAATGCAAGACCCTCTCCAGTATGTATTGTCTTTCTGATTTCCGTTAAGGTGCAGAATAAAGAGAAGGTGGGAGCTCTGTATTGAATAAGTCACATTTGCATTAAAATATAATTCACCCTGTTAATAATACCACAAATGCCGTTTATGTTTTACCTGTTGAAGGAAGGTTGTCTCCACGTCCTGGTTCATAAGCCATGACTTCTGATGATGTCGTAGTGAGTGTCTGTTGAAAACAATAATTAGGATTGTTTAATCCACGCACTAAGTTGATGGTAAGTTAGATAGtagtaatagcaagaaaaacatttaaacccTATAGAGGtttaaactttaacactatacacttataagatatccattttaacactatatacacacaggtataaataacagttaaaccTGGAGCCTCTTACCTGTTAGTGTCTTGCAGGTGAATGCTGCAAATGTTGTTATGACGAGCAGAGACAGGCTGAAGCTGATATGCAGGTGCTACCTGTTCATTAACCTCAAGAGCCCCAGTGCATACTATTTAAATGACAGGGGAGGTTTTGACTTACAGAAgaacaacaatgacaaacatTCCTTGTGTACACTGTTAACCCGAAAGTTCATTCTATGCAAACGGTTTGAGTAAACACCACTTTAAAGGTTAGTTTTATTGCATTACTTAAACAGTATGAGTATATGAGTATGAGAGTCATTGGGTTACTCATTTTGTTACTCATTTTTGTTTAACAAACTTAAACTATCAAGTTTTACCTCAGGGCACAGTGCTATTCTGTTGTGATTGGCTCAAAACTCAGGACAAGTCTGTGCTTATCCGTTGGCGGCTACAGAGAAAGTTGTGCCATTTTCTAATTTAAACAGCAATTTATTATTCGAGCAATTATTCGATGTAGTTTTGAAAAAATTTCACTGCCCATTTTTAACCTCATTTGCAtaactatttttgttttaagCTATATTAAAATGCCTTGGGCAAGAACTGCCagctttttaaacattataGGCTAAAACATGGGATGTGAGGAAGTGCTAACTCCCTCACTGTTTGCTATATACATTTTTATCGCTTACAATTAAACAGTAGTTTGTTTGTCACCTGGTTCCAATCCTCTATGCTTCTGGGCATGGGAGTAAAGAGGGAGCATGCCTCTATAGGTACCCTTTTATGGAGACCAAAAGGAGGTggggttttgttttgattggaaGATGGAAATATTTCAGGTAATTAAGTTAAATTGTTCATGTTGTACATTTCATAGATTAAttctgaatgtactgtatttttggggttttatattgcagaatttaatatgtatttgtgGGGACAATGAAATcaatgaaattatgtttttttttttgttaatcatGTCTGTTGTCCTTTTCCCAGATCTACTCtgaaataaaagtcaacctGTTCTCTCTTTACAACATGGGACTTATCTGAAATTATGAAAATCATAATATTTATGAAGACCACACAGCTGATTGTAGACAAATTGCTGTTAACCTGAATATCCTCCATTTGTCTTGTTTCTCGCACTATAGAATCTTAATGAGGGAGACTCAAGCCCAGCTTCGCCACAACTCAACCCCTCAAGAGTGGGGATCAAGTTTGATGGTTCAAGCATGTACATGTATTTTGTATAGAATGAAGACTAAAGATCAATATCACACTTCTACATTAATCCATAGAGTGCTATGAGACTCAGACAACCTTCATACTGACACAGGACACAAAAGGCACAAATAAAAATAGGAAACATAAAAGAACAGGATTTCATTGTTACAAGGCTCTGTCTATCAATCCTGAAGGAGAAGCCAGTTTGATGAAAACCTTTAGAGTCCCAGGGCGTCTTTTTGCACTTTACGACCCAACAGTGCATTTCCAGCTTCCACACACTCTGTCaaacatgctgctgttaaaaaaaaaaaaaaaagtgacaggaGTGGTTGTTTAAGACAAGTTGTCTTTTCCATAATCTGGAGAAATCTCATATCCTTCCTTGACATTAAAGTGTCCTCACATGACCTTTCATTAAAGTCATGATTGTACTGGGTAATCAACAGCTGTTCCACTTTATCAGTGGAGATTGACAGTGACAGTAGGGCAGCCAGTCTTCCCTGTATCACTTCCACCTTCTCTAAGTGGGCCGTTCACTACCCACCCCAGTAGAGTTCGAACAGCATGGGGTCCATCATTACAGCGGTGGATGATTTCCCAAGGTTCCAAAAGCTTTGGGGCATTTGTGCCAATCAACAAATCCACTCCAACATCAAGCTTGGGAATTTTAATCTTTTGCAGATAAGGCCATTTTCTGAGATCTTTTTCTGTTATAATGTTGTGTCTTGTAACTGGCATGGCTTTTTGAGTGTGAACCTCAGGTAAGTCTAAAAACCTGTTATCATAACCAGATACTTCTAGTCCAGTCAGAACATGAGTCTTTACAGTTTGTGCTTATCCCACAGTTTGCAGGAAAATGTGTGCTTGGATGCTGTCCATGTTTAGCTGTCTCATCAGGCGTTCTGTACAAAAGGTAGCCGAGCTTCCTGGATCCAGGAAAGCGTAAGTTGTCAAAATTTTATTACCATTCTTAGCCTTTACTTGCACAGGTACAATTGAaagaacacatttctgtttactGCCCCCAGTACGAGCACAGGTCTGCTGAGGGACAACAGCGTTGTTTGGCTGTCCAGATGTTCTGAATTTAGCTGCAATGTGAAGCATTGTGGGATGCTTGGAGTTGCATACATTACATGTTAAAAGATTTTTGCAACTCTTGCTGACGTGACCTGGTTTTAGACAACCAAAACGAACACCATTCTGCCTTAAAAGATCAAGTTTCTCACGATGCATCTTGTTCTTAAGTTGTACACAATCTATTGTGTGATCATCTTTACATATGCAACATGACGTAGCCTTGCTTTTTGATATGGAGAAGGCATGGGAGTTTGGTGTTTCTGTAGACTTTATATGTGCTGAAAGCTGCAGGATTTTTATTTCTGGTTAAAAATTTTGAGAGTTTCTCTTTTAGATGTAGTAGTCTGCATGTCTTGTATGTTACCAAAAATAGGATCAGAGAGAATTTTGATCTGTTGTTCTAGAAAATGGATCAAATCAGAGAACAAAACTCTGCTTCCACATCTCTCCTGTAAGTCACATGCAGCTGCTCTCCATCGCTCTTAATTTGTATGGAAGTTTCATCACAAGCTGTTTCAGGTTTGATGGTACATTCATCTCTGCCATGTACTGTAAACTTATTATCATATTACAGCATCCtctcaaaaatacatttgtttgaaGAGAACAAACATCCTCAGCTTTAATTGATGGCCAACTTAAGGCTTTTTCCA encodes the following:
- the LOC109141194 gene encoding complement C1q and tumor necrosis factor-related protein 9 yields the protein MDLGNTSSLHQTVLQMTKTLTTTSSEVMAYEPGRGDNLPSTGTVAFTAKLNVDDSYPCHSGVLKFTTVLVNEGEGYSPDTGIFSCPVDGFYHFTVHVSVYGRGQCAIFKNREKVVSLYHTSLPDKCSQVASMSSVIKLSKQDEVWVNIWGPGRNDIFATQDNDTVFTGVRLG